Proteins encoded together in one SAR324 cluster bacterium window:
- the obgE gene encoding GTPase ObgE, translating into MKFVDSVKIHVRSGRGGAGCTSFRREKFVEFGGPDGGDGGEGGSIRFVGDHARSTLLDLSFQQHQHAENGQSGGGRNKHGRNGKDCLVRVPLGTVVCDEENGDVLLEILEEREYLFLKGGRGGRGNARFKTSTNRAPEHHQPGEPSQELWIRLELKLMADVGLVGFPNAGKSTLISKLSHARPKVADYPFTTLVPQLGVVKHNEYEVFVIADIPGLIEGAHEGRGLGDRFLRHIERTAILLLMLDVSGFSEAPP; encoded by the coding sequence ATGAAATTTGTTGATTCGGTCAAGATTCATGTTCGCTCCGGCAGGGGAGGAGCGGGCTGCACCTCCTTTCGTCGTGAAAAGTTTGTTGAATTTGGTGGACCCGATGGTGGGGACGGTGGCGAGGGCGGAAGCATCCGCTTTGTCGGAGATCATGCCCGCAGCACCTTGCTCGATCTCTCCTTTCAACAACATCAACACGCAGAAAATGGCCAGTCGGGTGGTGGACGCAACAAGCATGGGCGTAACGGCAAGGACTGCTTGGTTCGTGTTCCACTCGGAACTGTGGTCTGTGATGAAGAAAATGGTGATGTCCTGCTGGAGATTCTCGAAGAGCGAGAATACCTGTTCCTCAAGGGCGGACGAGGAGGACGGGGCAATGCGCGCTTCAAAACATCAACGAATCGGGCCCCTGAACACCACCAACCGGGTGAACCCTCGCAGGAACTCTGGATCCGTCTTGAGCTGAAGTTGATGGCTGATGTCGGTCTGGTTGGCTTCCCCAACGCTGGCAAGTCCACGCTGATCAGCAAGCTCTCCCACGCTCGACCCAAGGTGGCAGATTACCCTTTCACCACACTGGTTCCTCAACTTGGTGTGGTCAAGCACAATGAGTATGAAGTCTTCGTGATTGCCGACATCCCGGGTCTGATCGAGGGAGCGCACGAAGGACGGGGGCTGGGCGACCGCTTCCTGCGTCACATTGAACGCACCGCGATTCTGCTGTTGATGCTGGATGTCTCCGGTTTTTCCGAGGCGCCACCGC